The genomic DNA TTTGCAAGGGGTTCCTTTGGGGGACCTGGGGGGTAAATGCAGATGGGACGCATTTTGGTCATCGACGACGACCCGGATATCCGGAGCTTGTTGTCAAAATTTTTCACCGTAAAGGGCCATCTCGTGATGGAGGCCGAAGACGGTGCACATGGCATTGGACTGGCGACGACGAGCCATCCCGATGTGGTGATTTTGGATATGGAAATGCCGGTTTTGGATGGTTATTCGACTCTCAACATCCTGCGCCATTCCCGCAGA from Magnetovibrio sp. PR-2 includes the following:
- a CDS encoding response regulator — encoded protein: MGRILVIDDDPDIRSLLSKFFTVKGHLVMEAEDGAHGIGLATTSHPDVVILDMEMPVLDGYSTLNILRHSRRIPQVPVVVLTAKTDADLRSDCENAGCTDYITKPFDMDHLQQTIDERLKAGGVAYTQPHL